The following are encoded together in the Chaetodon trifascialis isolate fChaTrf1 chromosome 3, fChaTrf1.hap1, whole genome shotgun sequence genome:
- the mon1bb gene encoding vacuolar fusion protein MON1 homolog B: protein MERDSHQEGEAEGVKICDPPSESNLPADTLATSLSLLGNHMFPDRVERNDSISVNKEEPAASLPSAITAEEQSLDADPHSNQVTKLDADECRNNASTPSCDRETEDASADNDQGDSGEFVVTMLAKAKLEEQGIGVKGRSSPLLEAGTQESPAFMSHRDEDVTADSWRQHRKHVFVLSEAGKPIYSRYGSEEALSSTMGVMMALVSFVQSGDNIIRSVYSEEHTVVFLQKGPLVLVCVSSSRQSERQLRGELLYVYYQIISMLTQASISRIFEHKKNYDLRRLLAGSEKILDGLLNLVDSDPSFLLAAVHCLPLASSLRDSLSQILQKAITPNLVFSILIAKNQLLTIVQEKTVIEDTRLEPADVHLLLNLIGASSAFQAGEIWTPICLPLFNPDCYFYAYISYLDPPECTVCLLLLSTDKEAFYAVAECKRKIEEAMVAHNSLSLIAKVQSYSVSQVGVSDLRHFMYKPFDVPDNYRQLTQFTSPEMEAPYSSEEEKMRLLDLYRYMHSRIHSTSRPLKLIYHVAERETLLAWVTSKFELYTCFSPLVTKACAITAITKLLRWIKKEEDRLFIRYPPKYSTTPNPSKSSRGGKSDQQDSTDNGFLSLL from the exons ATGGAGAGAGACAGTCATCaagaaggagaggcagagggagtgaAGATTTGTGATCCACCCTCTGAGAGCAATCTACCAG CTGACACCTTGGCtacttctctctccctcttgggGAATCACATGTTTCCTGATCGAGTGGAGAGAAATGACAGTATCAGTGTTAACAAAGAGGAGCCTGCAGCTTCACTCCCCTCAGCCATCACAGCGGAAGAGCAGAGTCTGGATGCGGACCCCCATTCTAACCAGGTAACAAAGCTAGATGCTGACGAGTGTCGGAACAACGCGTCCACCCCGTCgtgtgacagagagactgaggaTGCGAGCGCTGACAATGACCAGGGCGACTCTGGGGAGTTTGTCGTGACAATGCTGGCCAAGGCCAAGCTGGAGGAGCAAGGCATAGGCGTGAAAGGAAGGTCATCTCCCTTGCTGGAGGCAGGCACCCAGGAATCTCCTGCCTTTATGTCTCATCGTGATGAGGATGTGACGGCGGACAGCTGGAGGCAGCACAGGAAGCATGTTTTTGTGCTAAGTGAAGCAGGCAAACCCATCTATTCCCGATATGGCAGTGAAGAGGCTCTTTCATCTACAATGGGAGTCATGATGGCACTGGTTTCCTTTGTTCAAAGCGGAGATAATATCATCCGCTCAGTCTATTCAG aGGAGCACACCGTGGTGTTCTTGCAGAAGGGGCCCcttgtgctggtgtgtgtctcCAGCAGTCGTCAGTCTGAGCGGCAGCTGCGTGGAGAGCTCCTCTATGTGTACTATCAGATCATCAGCATGCTCACCCAGGCCAGCATATCCCGCATCTTTGAACACAAGAAAAACTATGACCTGAGGAGACTCCTGGCAGGCTCAGAGAAGATCCTGGACGGTCTTCTTAACTTGGTGGATTCTGACCCCAGCTTCTTGCTAGCAGCAGTGCACTGCTTGCCTTTAGCTTCCTCTCTCAGGGACTCTCTCAGCCAGATACTGCAGAAAGCGATCACCCCCAATCTGGTTTTCTCCATCCTCATTGCCAAGAACCAGCTGCTCACCATCGTCCAAGAAAAGACAGTCATCGAGGACACCAGGCTGGAGCCCGCTGACGTCCACCTCCTGCTCAACCTCATCGGAGCCTCCTCTGCCTTTCAGGCTGGAGAGATCTGGACTCCCATCTGCCTCCCCCTCTTCAATCCTGACTGTTACTTTTATGCATACATTTCTTACCTGGACCCTCCAGAATGCACTGTTTGTCTGTTGCTGCTCTCGACAGATAAGGAGGCTTTCTATGCTGTAGCTGAGTGCAAGAGGAAGATAGAGGAGGCCATGGTGGCTCATAACTCACTGAGCCTCATTGCCAAAGTGCAGTCATACAGCGTGAGCCAGGTGGGCGTCTCAGACCTCAGACACTTCATGTACAAGCCCTTTGATGTGCCAGACAACTACCGCCAGCTCACTCAGTTcaccag CCCAGAGATGGAGGCACCTTACAgcagtgaagaggagaagatgagACTGCTGGACCTTTATCGTTATATGCACAGTCGCATCCACAGCACCTCACGACCCCTCAAACTCATCTACCACGTCGCTGAGAGGGAAACTCTGCTAGCCTGG GTCACCAGTAAATTTGAGCTGTACACCTGCTTCAGTCCTCTGGTGACCAAGGCGTGCGCCATCACTGCTATCACTAAGCTTCTGAGGTGGATTAAGAAGGAGGAGGACCGCCTCTTCATCAGATACCCCCCAAAGTATTCGACCACCCCAAATCCCAGCAAGAGCTCTCGAGGCGGCAAGTCTGACCAGCAAGACTCCACAGATAACGGCTTCTTATCTCTTCTATAG
- the tcta gene encoding T-cell leukemia translocation-altered gene protein homolog → MEEPWDFEFLSRIADSCLSFLSEFVDDWLANDMRVSIFKILLSWLIFSLIAIHFAWKVYGNTVNDMYYRQGTGQNGGTPDATPHLSGWESRAGETLKTHRD, encoded by the exons ATGGAGGAGCCGTGGGATTTTGAGTTTTTGTCCCGCATCGCTGACAGCTGCTTGTCGTTCCTCTCGGAATTTGTTGACGACTGGCTTGCCAACGACATGAGAGTCTCCATATTCAAAATATTACTCAGCTGGTTGATTTTTAGTCTTATCGCCATTCACTTTGCGTGGAAAGTCTACGGGAACACAGTGAACGATATGTATTACCGACAGG GGACTGGACAGAACGGAGGCACACCTGACGCAACACCTCACCTGAGTGGATG GGAAAGTCGAGCAGGAGAAACCCTGAAGACTCATCGAGATTAA
- the glyctk gene encoding glycerate kinase isoform X2, with translation MARVLSLFRPQPFLALLGRRKPTLCKMSMDSRARGVFAAAVEAVQPDTVVRQSIERKEDSVIIDGHKFTLRHNLHLVGFGKAVLGMAAEAERILGDHLVKGVISVPHGIQQTLQQHGKDHLLLKENSRIKVMEGAKHNLPDADAQEAAEKIKQLASELTDKDLLLVLISGGGSALLPAPIPPISLQEKLDVTRRLAAAGATIQELNTVRRALSFLKGGGLAQCAHPAQVIALILSDVIGDPLDLIASGPTVRSEVWPEEVLSVLERYKLLNSIPASVKDVLGKPCARESKDESSPSGHALNAVIGSNGLALKCAGRRARELGFRPVVLALGVCGDVRSVSRLYGLLARFACSRVEPPPEIAAEMLRLGPEVGVESWDLCRTMQVLDEGRTEGWGATCVLAGGEPTVQLTGTGRGGRNQELALRVGLELRGLELPPNGPVFLSGGTDGQDGPTEAAGAITDGGLYEEAQAQGLDIDNFLTNNDSYTFFSRLSAGQCLLIPGLTCTNVMDVHMLLIPPIPINIS, from the exons ATGGCCCGTGTTCTCTCCCTGTTCCGGCCTCAGCCTTTTCTGGCTCTTTTGGGTAGGAGAAAACCTACGTTATGCAAAATGTCAATGGACTCACGGGCACGTGGGGTctttgcagctgcagtggaagCTGTGCAGCCAGACACTGTGGTCCGGCAGAGTATAGAGCGCAAGGAGGATTCAGTAATTATTGATGGTCATAAATTCACACTCAGACACAACCTGCACTTGGTGGGCTTTGGAAAAGCTGTGCTGGGTatggctgcagaggcagagaggattTTGGGGGATCACTTAGTGAAAGGAGTAATAAGCGTGCCACATGGGATTCAGCAGACATTACAGCAGCATGGGAAAGA CCATctgttgttaaaagaaaacaGTCGCATCAAAGTAATGGAGGGAGCAAAACACAACTTGCCTGACGCTGATGCCCAGGAGGCCGCTGAAAAGATTAAGCAGTTAGCCAGTGAACTGACGGACAAAGACCTGCTACTTGTCCTAATTTCAG GTGGAGGCTCTGCCCTGTTGCCTGCGCCCATCCCACCAATCTCGCTGCAAGAGAAACTAGATGTCACCCGCAGActtgcagctgctggagccacCATTCAAGAGCTGAACACTGTGAGACGAGCTTTGTCTTTCTTGAAGGGCGGAGGACTTGCGCAGTGTGCTCACCCTGCTCAG GTCATTGCACTGATATTATCCGATGTAATTGGGGACCCTCTAGACTTGATAGCCAGTGGTCCCACAGTGCGGAGTGAGGTGTGGCCTGAAGAAGTTTTGTCAGTCCTCGAACGTTACAAGCTGTTGAACTCTATACCAGCCTCAGTAAAGGATGTCCTTGGGAAACCTTGTGCCCGGGAGAGTAAGGATGAATCTAGTCCATCAGGACATGCTCTCAACGCTGTAATTGGTTCCAACGGCCTTGCCCTCAAGTGTGCAGGTCGCCGTGCTCGAGAGCTAGGTTTCCGCCCTGTTGTGCTGGCACTAGGAGTGTGTGGCGATGTGAGGTCAGTCTCCAGACTTTACGGCCTCCTGGCGCGCTTTGCCTGTTCTCGAGTGGAACCTCCTCCAGAGATCGCTGCAGAGATGCTGAGGCTTGGGCCCGAAGTAGGTGTGGAGAGCTGGGACCTCTGCCGTACCATGCAGGTTCTGGATGAAGGGCGTACAGAGGGATGGGGCGCCACATGCGTGTTAGCTGGAGGTGAACCCACAGTACAGCTGACAGGCACGGGTCGAGGTGGTCGAAACCAGGAGCTGGCTCTGCGAGTGGGACTGGAGCTGAGAGGCCTGGAGCTACCACCTAATGGTCCTGTCTTCCTGAGTGGTGGAACTGATGGTCAGGATGGACccactgaagcagcaggagcCATCACTGATGGGGGGTTATATGAAGAGGCACAAGCACAGGGGCTGGACATTGACAACTTCCTAACCAACAATGATTcatacacttttttttctcgTCTTTCTGCTGGACAATGCTTACTCATACCAGGCCTAACCTGCACCAATGTGATGGATGTGCACATGCTACTTATTCCACCAATTCCCATAAACATAAGTTAA
- the glyctk gene encoding glycerate kinase isoform X1: MLSFRQFLLRPTELSMARVLSLFRPQPFLALLGRRKPTLCKMSMDSRARGVFAAAVEAVQPDTVVRQSIERKEDSVIIDGHKFTLRHNLHLVGFGKAVLGMAAEAERILGDHLVKGVISVPHGIQQTLQQHGKDHLLLKENSRIKVMEGAKHNLPDADAQEAAEKIKQLASELTDKDLLLVLISGGGSALLPAPIPPISLQEKLDVTRRLAAAGATIQELNTVRRALSFLKGGGLAQCAHPAQVIALILSDVIGDPLDLIASGPTVRSEVWPEEVLSVLERYKLLNSIPASVKDVLGKPCARESKDESSPSGHALNAVIGSNGLALKCAGRRARELGFRPVVLALGVCGDVRSVSRLYGLLARFACSRVEPPPEIAAEMLRLGPEVGVESWDLCRTMQVLDEGRTEGWGATCVLAGGEPTVQLTGTGRGGRNQELALRVGLELRGLELPPNGPVFLSGGTDGQDGPTEAAGAITDGGLYEEAQAQGLDIDNFLTNNDSYTFFSRLSAGQCLLIPGLTCTNVMDVHMLLIPPIPINIS, from the exons ATGTTATCTTTCAGGCAATTTCTGCTCAGACCCACTGAACTGTCCATGGCCCGTGTTCTCTCCCTGTTCCGGCCTCAGCCTTTTCTGGCTCTTTTGGGTAGGAGAAAACCTACGTTATGCAAAATGTCAATGGACTCACGGGCACGTGGGGTctttgcagctgcagtggaagCTGTGCAGCCAGACACTGTGGTCCGGCAGAGTATAGAGCGCAAGGAGGATTCAGTAATTATTGATGGTCATAAATTCACACTCAGACACAACCTGCACTTGGTGGGCTTTGGAAAAGCTGTGCTGGGTatggctgcagaggcagagaggattTTGGGGGATCACTTAGTGAAAGGAGTAATAAGCGTGCCACATGGGATTCAGCAGACATTACAGCAGCATGGGAAAGA CCATctgttgttaaaagaaaacaGTCGCATCAAAGTAATGGAGGGAGCAAAACACAACTTGCCTGACGCTGATGCCCAGGAGGCCGCTGAAAAGATTAAGCAGTTAGCCAGTGAACTGACGGACAAAGACCTGCTACTTGTCCTAATTTCAG GTGGAGGCTCTGCCCTGTTGCCTGCGCCCATCCCACCAATCTCGCTGCAAGAGAAACTAGATGTCACCCGCAGActtgcagctgctggagccacCATTCAAGAGCTGAACACTGTGAGACGAGCTTTGTCTTTCTTGAAGGGCGGAGGACTTGCGCAGTGTGCTCACCCTGCTCAG GTCATTGCACTGATATTATCCGATGTAATTGGGGACCCTCTAGACTTGATAGCCAGTGGTCCCACAGTGCGGAGTGAGGTGTGGCCTGAAGAAGTTTTGTCAGTCCTCGAACGTTACAAGCTGTTGAACTCTATACCAGCCTCAGTAAAGGATGTCCTTGGGAAACCTTGTGCCCGGGAGAGTAAGGATGAATCTAGTCCATCAGGACATGCTCTCAACGCTGTAATTGGTTCCAACGGCCTTGCCCTCAAGTGTGCAGGTCGCCGTGCTCGAGAGCTAGGTTTCCGCCCTGTTGTGCTGGCACTAGGAGTGTGTGGCGATGTGAGGTCAGTCTCCAGACTTTACGGCCTCCTGGCGCGCTTTGCCTGTTCTCGAGTGGAACCTCCTCCAGAGATCGCTGCAGAGATGCTGAGGCTTGGGCCCGAAGTAGGTGTGGAGAGCTGGGACCTCTGCCGTACCATGCAGGTTCTGGATGAAGGGCGTACAGAGGGATGGGGCGCCACATGCGTGTTAGCTGGAGGTGAACCCACAGTACAGCTGACAGGCACGGGTCGAGGTGGTCGAAACCAGGAGCTGGCTCTGCGAGTGGGACTGGAGCTGAGAGGCCTGGAGCTACCACCTAATGGTCCTGTCTTCCTGAGTGGTGGAACTGATGGTCAGGATGGACccactgaagcagcaggagcCATCACTGATGGGGGGTTATATGAAGAGGCACAAGCACAGGGGCTGGACATTGACAACTTCCTAACCAACAATGATTcatacacttttttttctcgTCTTTCTGCTGGACAATGCTTACTCATACCAGGCCTAACCTGCACCAATGTGATGGATGTGCACATGCTACTTATTCCACCAATTCCCATAAACATAAGTTAA
- the wdr82 gene encoding WD repeat-containing protein 82, producing the protein MKLTDNVLRSFRVAKVFRENSDKINCFDFSSNGETIISSSDDDSLVLYDCQEGKPKRTLYSKKYGVDLIRYTHAANTVVYSSNKIDDTIRYLSLHDNKYIRYFPGHSKRVTSLSMSPVDDTFISGSLDKTIRLWDLRSPNCQGLMHLQGKPVCSFDPEGLIFAAGINSEMVKLYDLRSFDKGPFATFKLQYDRTCEWTGLKFSNDGKLILLSTNGGALRILDAFKGAVLHSFGGYNNSKGVTLEASFTPDSQFVMIGSEDGKIHVWNAESGMKVALLDGKHTGPITCLQFNPKFMTFASACSNMAFWLPTIDD; encoded by the exons ATGAAGCTGACGGACAATGTGCTGCGGAGCTTCAGAGTTGCTAAGGTGTTTCGAGAAAACTCAGACAAAATTAATTGTTTTGACTTCAGTTCAAACGGAGAAACGATTATTTCCAGCAGCGACGACGATTCGTTAGTCTTGTACGACTGCCAAGAGGGAAA ACCCAAGAGGACTCTGTACAGTAAGAAGTATGGAGTGGATCTGATCAGGTACACACATGCTGCAAACACTGTGGTCTACAGTTCCAACAAAATCGATG ATACCATCCGGTACCTTTCGCTTCATGACAACAAATACATCCGCTACTTTCCTGGTCATAGCAAGAG AGTGACAtctctctccatgtctcccGTGGACGACACGTTTATTTCCGGATCGTTAGATAAAACTATCAGACTATGGGATCTGCGGTCACCTAATTGCCAG GGTCTGATGCACCTGCAGGGGAAGCCAGTGTGCTCCTTTGATCCAGAGGGCCTAATTTTCGCTGCTGGAATAAATTCAGAAATGGTTAAACTTTATGATCTGCGGTCGTTTGACAAG GGTCCCTTTGCAACCTTCAAGCTTCAGTATGACCGGACATGCGAGTGGACAGGACTCAAGTTTAGCAATGACGGGAAACTCATTCTTCTTTCCACTAATGGCGGAGCCCTTCGCATCTTGGATGCTTTCAAGGGTGCTGTGCTACATTCCTTTGGG GGCTACAACAACAGTAAAGGTGTAACACTGGAGGCGTCTTTCACTCCGGATTCTCAGTTTGTTATGATTG GCTCTGAGGATGGAAAGATCCACGTGTGGAATGCAGAGAGCGGTATGAAAGTGGCGTTACTAGACGGGAAGCACACAGGACCAATTACCTGCCTGCAGTTTAACCCCAAGTTCATGACGTTTGCAAGTGCCTGCTCCAACATG GCTTTCTGGCTCCCCACCATCGATGACTGA